The genomic stretch TCATCACGATCCTGGCCGGCATGCTCCTCGGCCGCTTCGCGCTGGCAGGCAGCGACCGGACCAGCGGCGCGGTCCCCGCGGCCCCCCCGATCCGCACCGGCACCGAGGCCACTGTGGCGACCGGCACCGGCAGCAGCACCGGAACCGGCACCGAGGCGACCGTGGCCCGCCTCCAGGCCCAGCTCCGCGACCAGCCGGGCGAGCCCCGGCTGCTCACCAGGCTCGGCGCCGCCTACCTGGCCCGGGCCCGGGAGAGCGCCGACCCCGGCTACTTCACCAGGGCCGCCGAGGCCCTCGGCCGGAGCCAGGCCAGGGCGCCCGGGCAGCCGGACACGATGACCGCCCTCGGCCTGCTCGCCCTGGCCCGGCACGACTTCCCTGCCGCGCTCGCCTGGGGTGAGCGCGCCCGCGCCGCCAACCCCGACGGCGCCGAGCCGCTCGGCGTGGTCGTCGACGCCCGGGTCGAGCTCGGCCGCTACGACGCGGCCGCCGAGGCCGCCCAGGCGATGGTCGACCGCCGTCCGGGCCTGGCCAGCCTGGCCCGCGTCTCCTACCTGCGCGAGCTGCACGGCGACAGCGACGGCGCCGTCGCCGCCATGGAGCAGGCAGTGACCGCCGGGGCCGGGTCGGTCGCGGACGTCGCCTACGTGCGCACCCTCCTCGGCGACCTGTGGCTCGGCACGGGGCGGCTCGGCGACGCCGAGACCGCCTACCGGCGCGTGCTCGCCGCCTCGCCCGGCTACGCCCCCGCCGAGGTGGGGCTGGCACGGGTCGCGGCCGCCCGCGGCGACCTCCGCGGCGCCGCCGCCCTGCTCCGCCCGCTCGTCCGGCGGCTGCCCCTCCCCGCCACCGCGGCCCTGCTCGGCGACGTCGAGGAGGCCCTGGGTGACCGTGCCGCCGCCAGGCGGCAGCACGACGTGGTCCGGGCGACCGAGGCCCTGAACCGCGCCAACGGGGTCGTGGTCGACCTCGAGCTGGCCCGCTTCGAGGCCGACCACGCCCGCGAGCCGGGCGCCGACCCGGCCCGGGCGGTCGCCATGGCCCGCCGCGCCCGCGCCCAGCGCCCGACCATCTACGGCGACGACACCCTGGCCTGGGCGCTGCGCCAGGCCGGACGGGCCCGCGAGGCGCTCCCCCACGCCCGGGCCGCGGTGCGCCTGGGCACCCGGGACGCCGTGCTCTGGTACCACCTGGCCGCCGTCGAGGCCGACCTCGGGCTCGACGGCCCGGCCCGCAATGACCTGGCCAGGGCGTTCGCCATCAACCCGTACCTCACCAACGCGTACGAGACCGTGGGCGAGCAGACCGCCGCTCTCGCCCTGGCCACGCGGCTTGGCCTGCGGCTGCCGGCCCCGGGAGCGTCCCGGTGAAACGCTCGGGCGCGACCACCACCGTCGCCGCCGCCGTCGCCACCACCGCCGCCGCCGCCGTCGTCGCCACCGCCGCCGCCGCCGTCGCCGCCACCACCGCTCCCACCGCCACCGCCGTCGCGGCCACCGCCGTCGCTGCTGTTGCCGCCACCGCCACCACCGCTGTCGCCGTCGCCGCCGGCCGCAGGCACTCGGCTGCGGCGGTGCGCCCCGACCGGCACGTCCAGCACCCGCGGCTCCAGAGGCCTGCGCTCCGGCAGCCGGCGATCCGCCACCCCCGGGTCCTGCGTCCCTGGAAGTGGCGGGCCGTGGTGCTCGCCGTCCTCGCCCTGGCGACCGTGCTCGGCTCGGCGGCAGCCGCAGCCGCCCACCCGCTCGGCAAGTTCACCATCAACCAGTACAGCGGGCTGCGGGTGCAGCCGGACCGGGTGCTGGTCGACTACGTGGTCGACATGGCGGAGATCCCGGCCTTCCAGACCCGGCAGGAGCTTGACGTCGACGGCGGCGGCACGGTGAGCGCCGCCGAGGCGGCCGCCTGGCGCGACCGGGAGTGCCACGGCATCGCGGCCCGGCTCCAGGCCCGGCTCGACGGGCAGGCGCTCCGCTTCGCGGTCACCGGCGGCACGGTCGCCTTCCCGCCCGGACAGGGCGGCCTGGCCACCCTCCGGCTCGAGTGTGCGCTGGCCGCGCCGGCCGGCGGCCGGGCTGGCGCACGGACGCTCGCGTACGTCGATGGCAACTTCGCCGGCCGGGTGGGCTGGCGGGAGATCACCGCGGTGGGCGACGGCACGACGCTGGAAGCGGCCGACGTGCCCGCCCGCAGCCCCAGCGCGCGGCTCACCGCCTACCCCAAGGACCTGCTTCGCTCCCCGCTCGCCCAGGACCAGGCCACCGTGCGGTTCCGGCCAGGCGGGCCGCGCTGGGGGGGCGCGGCCCCGGCCGCGGCCGGCCGC from Actinomycetes bacterium encodes the following:
- a CDS encoding tetratricopeptide repeat protein; protein product: MARSTTRLKGGARPAGPLPKGSSSGRLVTVAIITILAGMLLGRFALAGSDRTSGAVPAAPPIRTGTEATVATGTGSSTGTGTEATVARLQAQLRDQPGEPRLLTRLGAAYLARARESADPGYFTRAAEALGRSQARAPGQPDTMTALGLLALARHDFPAALAWGERARAANPDGAEPLGVVVDARVELGRYDAAAEAAQAMVDRRPGLASLARVSYLRELHGDSDGAVAAMEQAVTAGAGSVADVAYVRTLLGDLWLGTGRLGDAETAYRRVLAASPGYAPAEVGLARVAAARGDLRGAAALLRPLVRRLPLPATAALLGDVEEALGDRAAARRQHDVVRATEALNRANGVVVDLELARFEADHAREPGADPARAVAMARRARAQRPTIYGDDTLAWALRQAGRAREALPHARAAVRLGTRDAVLWYHLAAVEADLGLDGPARNDLARAFAINPYLTNAYETVGEQTAALALATRLGLRLPAPGASR